One Helianthus annuus cultivar XRQ/B chromosome 7, HanXRQr2.0-SUNRISE, whole genome shotgun sequence genomic region harbors:
- the LOC110867212 gene encoding receptor-like protein EIX2 has product MRSCGVKSATLDSLHNLTSLLSLDLSGNQLTSTIPKSLGNLCNLRHIDMGGNSFQNISLTSLLRSFLDCKSPSLESLYLESSQLSCSLPNQLEQLVNLVHLDLGYNGISGPIPESIGNLSFLRSLYLLENLISGPIPYSVGGLSSLETLAVSYNHLTGTLPESLGQLSKLEYLHLSHNLLTGVVTDVHFSKLIGLKNLEGSGNNLTLRPHHANWVPSFQLENLYISSWDLGPQFPLWLLTQRDLSRLDMRNTKISSTMPESFWRSFPNLEELDMSQNQIQGRLFEIPATIYEVDLSSNLFSGKLPKLFNSSMLKLLDLSNNSFTGSLFHLLCSWGGNEIEALNLANNHLSGAIPDCWEKWQSLIFLNLENNNLSGVIPTTMGYLSSLVSLNMCKNKLSGRLPASLMWLKELQILEFASNELVGSIPTWIGTELLDLRILNLRSNNFDGTISHELCYLTAIQILDFAHNNLSGNIPRCFNNFTVLSKKETTEINSVSMIFGFGFGFIEIKNSASLVMKGQEYTYSTILGLVMVLDLSGNKLSGSIPVELMALQALQSLNISNNQLTGVIPKNIGDMKLLESFDVSLNHLSGELPMSLSSLTFLSSFNVSFNNLTGRIPSSTQLQSFNESSFFGNKLCGVPLTQICGEIEHHKDQQEGDTSHGVDFGLIISILLGFFVGFWSIVIPLNVGTIWISLSKLRYMLGC; this is encoded by the coding sequence ATGCGTTCTTGTGGTGTTAAGAGTGCAACTCTTGATTCCCTTCACAACTTGACATCTCTTCTTAGTCTTGACCTATCAGGAAATCAACTCACAAGCACAATACCTAAATCACTGGGTAACCTTTGCAATTTGAGACATATCGATATGGGTGGTAACAGTTTTCAAAACATTAGTTTAACAAGCCTTCTTAGAAGTTTTTTGGATTGCAAATCACCAAGCCTTGAATCATTATATCTCGAGTCCTCACAGCTATCTTGTTCTTTACCCAATCAACTTGAACAACTGGTAAACTTAGTGCACCTCGACCTAGGATACAATGGTATTTCTGGACCAATTCCAGAGTCAATAGGAAACCTATCATTTTTGAGATCACTGTATCTTCTAGAGAATCTTATCTCCGGTCCAATTCCATACTCTGTCGGAGGACTATCATCATTGGAGACGTTAGCTGTTTCATATAACCATTTGACTGGTACCCTTCCTGAAAGCCTGGGTCAACTTTCTAAGTTGGAGTATTTACATCTCTCTCACAATTTATTGACGGGTGTCGTGACAGATGTTCATTTTTCCAAACTTATAGGATTGAAAAACCTAGAGGGAAGTGGAAACAACTTAACCCTTAGACCACACCATGCAAACTGGGTTCCCTCTTTCCAACTAGAAAACTTGTACATAAGTTCTTGGGATTTGGGGCCTCAATTTCCATTGTGGCTGCTAACGCAGAGAGATTTATCGCGTTTGGATATGAGAAATACAAAGATATCATCAACCATGCCTGAATCATTTTGGAGGTCATTCCCCAATCTAGAAGAACTAGATATGTCTCAAAATCAAATTCAAGGAAGGTTGTTTGAAATCCCAGCAACAATTTATGAAGTTGACTTGAGTTCTAATTTGTTTAGCGGGAAATTGCCTAAACTTTTCAACAGTTCAATGTTAAAGCTCCTCGATCTATCAAATAATTCCTTTACAGGATCACTATTTCATTTATTGTGTTCTTGGGGTGGGAATGAGATAGAAGCTCTTAATCTAGCAAATAATCATTTGTCTGGTGCCATTCCTGATTGTTGGGAAAAGTGGCAGAGTTTGATATTCTTGAACTTGGAGAACAACAATCTGTCTGGTGTAATTCCGACAACTATGGGATATTTATCTTCTCTCGTGTCATTGAATATGTGCAAAAACAAGTTGTCTGGAAGACTACCTGCTTCTCTAATGTGGTTGAAAGAATTACAAATCCTTGAGTTTGCTTCAAATGAACTTGTTGGGAGCATTCCAACATGGATTGGGACAGAACTTTTAGATTTGAGAATTCTAAACCTCCGATCAAACAATTTTGATGGAACCATATCTCATGAGCTCTGTTATCTTACAGCTATTCAGATCTTGGACTTCGCTCATAATAATCTATCAGGAAATATTCCAAGATGCTTCAACAACTTTACTGTCCTGTCTAAGAAAGAAACTACCGAAATTAATTCAGTTTCGATGATCTTTGGCTTTGGCTTTGGGTTTATTGAAATCAAAAATAGTGCTTCATTGGTGATGAAGGGGCAAGAGTACACATATAGCACTATTCTTGGTTTGGTGATGGTTTTGGACCTTTCAGGTAACAAACTTTCAGGGAGCATTCCAGTTGAGCTAATGGCCCTTCAGGCATTACAATCGTTGAACATATCAAATAATCAGTTGACAGGAGTTATACCAAAGAATATTGGAGACATGAAGTTACTCGAATCATTTGATGTATCTTTGAACCATCTTTCTGGGGAGCTTCCTATGAGCTTGTCAAGCTTGACTTTCTTGAGTAGCTTCAATGTGTCTTTCAACAACTTGACTGGAAGAATCCCATCAAGCACACAGCTACAGAGCTTCAATGAATCCAGCTTCTTCGGCAACAAACTCTGTGGAGTTCCACTAACCCAGATTTGTGGAGAAATAGAGCATCATAAAGATCAACAAGAAGGTGATACGTCACATGGAGTGGATTTTGGATTGATTATTAGCATCTTGCTTGGattttttgttgggttttggtCCATTGTCATTCCCCTGAATGTTGGAACAATTTGGATTTCGTTGTCTAAATTGAGGTATATGTTGGGTTGTTAA